The following proteins come from a genomic window of Paenibacillus spongiae:
- the veg gene encoding biofilm formation stimulator Veg, whose translation MAKNALLEIKRSLEAHVGSKIRLRANGGRRKTIERTGVLEDIYPSVFIVKLDQEQHAFKRVSYSYADILTESVEVTVDSDDGQVRITYLQ comes from the coding sequence ATGGCAAAAAATGCGCTGTTGGAGATCAAACGCAGTTTGGAGGCACATGTTGGCTCCAAGATACGTCTTCGAGCTAACGGAGGCCGCCGAAAGACCATCGAACGTACAGGTGTATTGGAAGATATCTACCCTTCTGTTTTTATTGTGAAACTTGATCAGGAACAACATGCATTCAAGCGTGTCTCCTACAGCTATGCGGACATCTTGACCGAATCGGTTGAAGTAACCGTAGATAGCGATGACGGCCAGGTTCGCATTACTTATTTGCAATAG
- the spoVG gene encoding septation regulator SpoVG, with product MQITDVRLRRVNSEGRMKAIASITIDNEFVVHDIRVIDGNNGMFVAMPSKRTPDGEFRDIAHPISSTTREKIQAAVLAEYERAATEEEVIEEGA from the coding sequence GTGCAAATTACCGATGTCAGACTCCGCCGTGTAAATTCCGAAGGACGTATGAAGGCTATTGCTTCCATAACCATTGACAATGAATTTGTTGTTCACGATATACGCGTGATCGACGGTAACAATGGTATGTTCGTCGCAATGCCAAGCAAGCGTACTCCGGATGGGGAATTCCGCGATATCGCGCATCCGATTTCTTCAACTACCCGTGAGAAGATTCAAGCAGCCGTACTCGCAGAATACGAGCGCGCCGCAACGGAGGAAGAAGTAATCGAAGAAGGAGCGTAA
- a CDS encoding RidA family protein, translating into MKDQLQTVSTNKAPAAIGPYSQAMKLGGLLFTSGQIPLTAEGVLVEGGVEEQTHQVFRNLEAVLAEAGATFSDVAKATVFIKDMNQFAAINAIYASYFGDHKPARSTVEVARLPKDVLVEIELIASIRVE; encoded by the coding sequence ATGAAGGATCAACTTCAAACCGTATCCACCAATAAGGCGCCTGCTGCGATCGGGCCGTACTCGCAAGCGATGAAGCTGGGCGGCTTATTATTCACATCCGGCCAAATTCCGCTGACGGCTGAAGGCGTACTCGTCGAGGGCGGCGTAGAGGAACAGACTCATCAAGTGTTCCGAAATCTTGAAGCGGTTCTCGCCGAGGCGGGTGCCACGTTCTCCGACGTAGCGAAGGCAACGGTATTTATCAAGGATATGAATCAGTTCGCAGCCATCAATGCGATCTATGCTTCTTACTTCGGCGATCATAAGCCGGCTCGCTCAACCGTTGAGGTTGCTCGATTACCGAAGGATGTTCTTGTCGAAATTGAACTTATTGCATCGATTCGAGTCGAATAA
- the glmU gene encoding bifunctional UDP-N-acetylglucosamine diphosphorylase/glucosamine-1-phosphate N-acetyltransferase GlmU — MKVMAIVLAAGQGKRMKSKLYKVLHQVCGKPMLGHVLQTVREAECERTVVVVGHGAEAVQAYVGDGAEFVLQEQQFGTGHAVMQTEELLAEEEGTTVILYGDTPLVTAGTIQQLLELHTRAEAAATVLTAVMPNPQGLGRIIRDEAGRVQRIVEQKDCSPEQTAIKEINTGMYCFNNRKLFEALKQVTNDNAQGEYYLTDVLEILNQAGETVEAFCAPDFAEGIGVNDRVGLAEAEQLMRERIVRRHQVEGVTVIDPLSTYIEADVVIGSDTILYPGTFLRGRTVIGQDCVIGPNADITNTTIGNEATVKYSVVVDSEIGNTSAVGPFAYLRPGSKLGAGCKIGDFVELKNAEIGDGSKVSHLSYVGDAKVGKDVNIGCGAITVNYDGYNKSLTEIGDDAFVGSNVNLIAPVTIGDGAYIVAGSTITKDVPAGDMAIARERQVNKTGYAEKIRGRAKAKKENAKKNKS; from the coding sequence GTGAAAGTGATGGCAATCGTACTCGCTGCCGGACAGGGCAAGCGGATGAAGTCGAAATTATATAAAGTGCTGCACCAGGTATGCGGCAAACCTATGCTGGGCCATGTGCTGCAGACGGTTCGCGAAGCGGAATGCGAGCGAACGGTCGTAGTCGTCGGCCATGGGGCGGAAGCAGTCCAGGCCTATGTAGGTGACGGTGCGGAATTCGTGCTTCAAGAGCAGCAGTTCGGCACCGGCCATGCCGTGATGCAGACCGAGGAGCTGCTGGCAGAGGAAGAGGGCACAACGGTTATTCTATACGGTGATACGCCGCTGGTTACAGCGGGAACAATCCAACAGCTGCTGGAGCTGCATACCCGCGCGGAAGCGGCCGCAACCGTACTGACGGCGGTTATGCCGAATCCGCAAGGGCTTGGACGCATTATTCGCGATGAAGCAGGCCGCGTACAGCGTATTGTAGAACAGAAGGACTGCTCGCCGGAGCAAACGGCCATTAAAGAAATCAATACGGGCATGTACTGCTTCAATAACCGCAAGCTGTTCGAAGCGCTCAAGCAGGTAACGAACGATAATGCGCAGGGCGAATATTACTTAACGGACGTTCTGGAAATATTGAACCAGGCCGGCGAGACCGTCGAAGCCTTCTGTGCGCCGGATTTCGCCGAAGGGATCGGCGTCAACGACCGTGTCGGTCTTGCAGAAGCAGAGCAGTTGATGCGCGAGCGTATCGTGCGCCGCCATCAGGTAGAAGGAGTGACCGTCATTGATCCGCTGTCCACTTACATTGAAGCGGATGTCGTCATTGGATCGGATACGATCTTGTATCCCGGAACATTCCTGCGCGGCCGGACCGTCATTGGCCAGGACTGCGTAATCGGCCCGAATGCGGATATTACGAATACCACGATCGGAAACGAAGCTACGGTGAAGTATTCCGTCGTAGTCGATTCGGAAATCGGCAATACTAGCGCTGTAGGCCCGTTCGCCTACCTCCGTCCAGGCTCCAAGCTTGGCGCAGGCTGCAAAATCGGCGACTTCGTAGAGTTGAAGAACGCCGAGATTGGAGATGGCAGCAAAGTATCGCACCTGAGCTATGTGGGCGATGCCAAGGTCGGTAAAGACGTTAATATCGGCTGCGGGGCGATTACCGTCAACTATGACGGCTATAACAAGTCTTTGACTGAAATTGGCGACGACGCCTTTGTCGGCAGCAACGTCAATCTCATTGCGCCGGTAACGATCGGCGACGGCGCCTACATCGTGGCGGGCTCGACCATCACCAAGGATGTTCCCGCAGGCGATATGGCAATTGCTCGCGAACGCCAGGTGAATAAAACAGGCTATGCGGAGAAAATTCGCGGCCGGGCGAAGGCAAAGAAAGAGAATGCGAAGAAAAATAAATCATAG
- the ispE gene encoding 4-(cytidine 5'-diphospho)-2-C-methyl-D-erythritol kinase, translated as MKIYEKAPAKINLLLDVLRKREDGFHEVEMIMTMVDLADRLEMEELPRDSIMISSQAGYIPLDEKNLAFQAAKLIKDRYDVHKGVYIHLDKKIPVAAGLAGGSSDAAATLRGLNRLWGLGISEAELCELGAELGSDVPFCVTGGTAIATGRGEKLERIHNPPQCWVVLAKPPINVSTADVYGKFRVNELKQHPSKANMVNAISRGSFTDICNNLGNVLETVTLQLYPEVRQLKESMERLGADGVLMSGSGPTVFGLVSKEAKVSRIYNGLRGYCKEVYVVRMLT; from the coding sequence ATGAAAATTTATGAGAAAGCCCCGGCTAAAATCAATCTGCTTCTCGACGTACTGCGTAAACGGGAAGACGGATTTCATGAAGTGGAAATGATTATGACGATGGTCGATTTGGCAGACCGTCTGGAGATGGAAGAGCTGCCCCGGGACAGCATTATGATATCGAGTCAGGCCGGTTATATTCCTCTGGATGAGAAGAACCTGGCCTTCCAGGCGGCCAAGCTGATTAAGGACCGTTACGACGTGCACAAAGGCGTGTACATACATCTGGACAAGAAGATTCCCGTTGCGGCCGGTCTTGCCGGCGGGAGCAGCGATGCGGCGGCTACGCTGCGCGGACTGAACCGGCTGTGGGGACTCGGCATCTCGGAAGCGGAGCTATGCGAGCTTGGCGCAGAGCTGGGCTCTGACGTCCCGTTCTGTGTCACGGGTGGGACGGCGATCGCGACAGGCCGCGGCGAGAAGCTGGAGAGGATCCATAATCCGCCGCAATGCTGGGTCGTACTCGCCAAGCCGCCGATCAACGTATCGACTGCGGATGTATACGGGAAATTTCGTGTCAACGAATTGAAGCAGCATCCTTCCAAGGCCAATATGGTGAACGCTATCTCCCGCGGATCCTTCACCGATATCTGCAATAACCTTGGCAATGTGCTGGAAACGGTTACCCTCCAGCTCTATCCGGAAGTACGGCAGCTGAAGGAAAGTATGGAGCGGCTCGGTGCGGATGGCGTACTTATGTCGGGCAGCGGCCCGACCGTATTCGGCCTGGTTAGCAAGGAAGCGAAGGTTTCACGGATATACAACGGATTGCGGGGATACTGCAAAGAAGTATATGTGGTAAGAATGCTGACATGA
- the purR gene encoding pur operon repressor, with the protein MKKLKRSARLVEMTQYLLMRPHTLISLTAFADRYQSAKSSISEDLAIIKEVFEEEGLGELHTLAGAAGGVKYTPKMDKNEAKAIIERVCHQLEQPERVLPGGYLYLTDLLGQPGLLADVGRMFATAFAGREIDVIMTVETKGIPLAYATAACMNLPVVIVRRDNKVTEGSAVSINYVSGSTKRIQTMSLARRALKEQSRVLIIDDFMKAGGTVQGMMDLLYEFNAKVAGVGVFVESGELGTEERLLEDYVSLAKLTSVDLRTKQMTIVPGNFFD; encoded by the coding sequence TTGAAAAAATTGAAACGAAGTGCAAGGTTAGTGGAGATGACGCAGTATCTGCTTATGCGCCCCCATACGTTAATTTCGCTAACAGCATTTGCCGACCGTTACCAATCGGCCAAGTCGTCCATTAGCGAGGATCTTGCCATTATTAAAGAGGTCTTCGAGGAAGAGGGTCTTGGCGAGCTTCATACGCTGGCGGGTGCGGCCGGCGGGGTGAAGTACACGCCGAAGATGGATAAGAACGAAGCGAAGGCGATTATCGAACGCGTCTGTCACCAACTGGAACAGCCCGAGAGAGTATTGCCCGGCGGTTACCTGTATTTGACCGACTTGCTTGGCCAGCCGGGTCTTCTTGCCGATGTGGGCCGCATGTTCGCAACCGCCTTCGCGGGGCGCGAAATCGACGTCATTATGACGGTGGAGACGAAGGGTATTCCGCTGGCCTATGCCACGGCTGCCTGTATGAACCTGCCGGTCGTCATCGTTCGGCGGGACAACAAAGTAACAGAAGGCTCGGCGGTTAGCATCAATTATGTATCGGGATCTACGAAACGGATCCAGACGATGTCTCTGGCACGCCGTGCGCTGAAGGAGCAGTCCCGCGTCCTTATTATTGACGACTTCATGAAAGCCGGGGGAACGGTTCAGGGCATGATGGATTTGTTATATGAATTCAATGCCAAGGTTGCAGGGGTCGGTGTATTCGTAGAATCCGGGGAGCTGGGAACGGAGGAGCGGCTGCTGGAGGATTATGTATCTCTGGCCAAGCTGACTTCAGTCGACCTGAGAACGAAGCAGATGACGATTGTACCGGGTAATTTTTTCGATTAA